The window CCGCCGTCTATCGCCTGAACGAGACGCAGGCGATTATCGCCACGACCGATTTCTTCCCGCCGGTCGTCGATGATCCCTACGACTTCGGGGCGATTGCCGCGGCCAATGCCCTGTCCGACATTTATGCCATGGGTGGCGAAGTGTTGTTCGCCGTCAATCTGGTAGCCTTCCCCGATACGCTCGATATGTCCATCCTGGGCGACATCCTGCGCGGCGGTGCGGCAACAGTAGCCGAAGCCGGCGGCATCATCGCCGGCGGCCACAGCGTCAACGACCGCGAACCCAAGTATGGTCTGGCCGCTATCGGTCTTGTACATCCCGACGCCATTCTGCGCAAAAGCGGCGCCCAACCGGGTGACAGCCTGGTATTGACCAAACCCTTGGGCGTGGGCGTCATCACCACCGCCCTGAAGCGCGAGCAAGCGACGGCCGATCACGTGGCCTCCGCCGTCCGCAGCATGAAGCAGCTAAACCGCGCCGCCGCCCGGGCCGCCTCGGCTGCCCCGGCCCACGCCATGACCGACATCACCGGCTTCGGGCTGTTGGGGCATGCCCACGAGATGGCCCAGCAAAGCGGTGTTGATTTCCGGCTGCGGCTGTCCGCGCTGCCGTGGCTGCCCGGCGCGCCGGACTATGGCGCGGCGGGCGCGTTCCCCGGCGGCATGGGCAACAACGCCGTCCATTTTGGCCCCCACGTGCGCTTTGCCGAGGGCATCAGCTTGCTATTCCAGGATTTGTTATTCACGCCGGAGACATCGGGCGGCCTGTTGGTAGCCCTCGATCCCGGCGCGGTGGCCGCTTATGTGGCCCAGGTTCCAGGCGCGGTGGAAATCGGCCGCGTGACGGCGGGCACTGGGCAAATCTACGTTGAGCATTAGGATAAAACCACAATGACAGACAGAGTGACGCAGGTTCGAGACAGCTTGGAAAGTTGGCAGGTCGATGCCCTGCTGATCACCAGTGCGGCCAACCGCCGCTGGCTGAGCGGGTTCACTGGTTCGGCCGGCCGATTGTTAGTGACGCGCGACCGGGCCATCCTGGCCGCCGATTCCCGCTATTGGGAACAGGCCGCGCATCAGGCCCCCCAATTTGAAATCCATCGCCTGAAGGGGGAGAAAGACGACACCGCAAAATTTTTGCAGATGAGCGGCGTTGAGCGGATCGGCATTGAGGCGCGGCACGTCAGTCTGGCCGAATACAGCGCCCTCAAGCGTGAGAAAGGCTTTCGCTGGCGCGCCCTGCCGACGACGGTCGAGCCGTTTCGCGCCGTGAAAACGGCCGATGAGCTGGCCGCGATTCGCCGGGCGGCACGCATTACCGATGACACCGTGGCCCAATTCCCCCGCCTGGCCCGCCCGGGTGTGTCCGAGCGCGCCCTGGCCTGGGAATTGGAAAAGGTCATGCGCGACGCCGGCGCCGATCGGCCCGGCTTTGATATCATCGTCGCTTCCGGCCCCAACAGCGCCCTGCCGCATCACCGCCCCGGCGCTAGGCTCCTGGAGCCGGGCGACATGATCGTCGTCGATCTCGGCTCCGAGGTGGATGGCTACCGCAGCGACCTCACGCGCTCCTTCTATCTGGGCGATAGCCCCGACGACTCCTTCTGGACCATCTACAACACCGTCCAGCAGGCGCAGGCCGCGGCCATTCAGGGCATTCGGGCCGGTGTGTCCGGCAAAGCCGTCGATTCGCTGGCTCGCGATCTGATCAAGGCCGCCGGACATGGCGACCACTTCGGCCACGGCACCGGCCATAGCCTGGGCCTGGAGATTCACGAAGAGCCGCGCTTCAGCATCTTGTCCGAAAAGACGATCATCCCGGCCGGCGCGGTGATGACGGTCGAACCGGGTATCTACGTGCCCGGCTTCGGCGGCGTGCGCATCGAAGACCTTGTGTTGGTGACGGCCGACGGCTCGGAATACCTGAGCGCCGCGCCCCAGTCGCCGCTCATCCCGCTGTAGCTTCGTCGGGGTAAATCTCTCTGAGGGGTGGGACGATCTGCCGCCAGTCGAACCGGGCCGCGAAGGCCCGCGCGGCGGCGGCCATTTCGTCCCGCCTTTCGGGGTGGTCGAGCAACGCCACGATCGCTTCTACCCACTCCGCCGCCTGATCGGCCAGAATGATGTTGTCGCCGGGCGAGATGGCGAACCCCTCCGCCCCGATGGTCGTGGAGATGACAGCTTTGCCGGCGGCCATGGCCTCGATGAGTTTGAGGCGTGTCCCACTGCCTATGCGAAGGGGAATCACGTAGACGCTTGCCCCCGCCAGATAGGGCTGCACCTCCGGCACCTTGCCGGTCAGCGTGACGCCGGCCAGCGCCCGCAGCGGCTCCAGACGCGGATGCGGCCGCTGGCCCACAATAGCAAATGTGGTCTGGGGACGGCGCTGCCGCACACCCGGCCACACCTGCACCGCAAACCACAGGATGCCATCGACGTTGGGCCGGTAATCCATCTTGCCGGTGAACACCAGATCGTAGCGCAGGGCCGGGTCGGCCGGCGCGGCGGTGGCATATTCGCCCACGTCGATGGTGTTGGGGATGACGGTGATCGGTTTACTACCCTCGATCATGGCCAGAAGGCGGTCGCGGTCGGTCTCGCTGACGGCCATCACCGCGTCGGCCGCCTCCAGCGCCCACCGCTCGAATCGCGCCAGGCGGCCGATTTGCAACGCGGAGTATAGTGCCGCCGGCCAGCGCGACGGTTGGCCCAGGTCGGTCCGCAGGGCGCGGCGTTGCAGCGCCGTCTCGGCATTGTGGCAGTCGAGCACGATACGCGGCGCGGATGGGTGGGCGCGAATTGTGCCGATAGTCGCGGCCAGCTCGATGCCCTCGATCTGCACCGCGTCGTAGCGGTGCGCCGATAGAGCCTCATTCAGCGCCCGGTCAAACTCCCCGCTGGCGAGGCGCAAAGCCACATCCGGCCGGCGGTTGGTGAAAAGTTGTCGCAGGCGCTCGGCCGTCGGGCGCGTGGGGGCCGGAACGGGAGGCAACACGTGGCAATAGCGGCGCAATGGCTCAAGTTGTACCGGGCTGCCCGCCTCGACGAAACTCAACAGCGTGATGCGATGGTGTTCGGCCAGGGCGCGCAGCATGTGGAAATTGCGCAAACTGGTTCCCTGTTGCGGGGGATAGGGCAATTGCGGGGTCAACATCAAAATCTCAGCCATACCCATCACCCGTTGCCGCCACGATACACGGCCAAGGTCGCGGCGGCCGTCTTCGCCCACGAGAATTGCTGGGCCTGCGCCCGCCCGGCCCGTCGCAAGCCGTCCGCCAGCCCGTCATCTGCCAGTACGCGCTGGAGGGCCTCCACCCAGGCAGCGACGTCATTGGGATCGAGCGACAGCGCCGCGTCGCCGACCACCTCCGGCAGCGAGCCGCGATCACTGGCAACCACTGGGCAATCGCACAGCATGGCCTCCAGCGCCGGCAGGCCGAACCCCTCATAATGGGACGGGAAGGCCAGGACGCCGGCCGCGTGATAGAGATGGGCGAGTTGAACGTCGGCGACCCCGCTCAGGTGAAGGACGTGGTCGGCCAAGCCCAGGCGGGCGATGGCCTCGTAGATCGCCGCGTCATTCCACCCTTTGCCACCGACCAGCACCAACGGGACATTGATCCCCTTCTCTGCCCGCAGCCGGTGATAGACCGCGAACAACGTTTCCAGATTCTTGCGCGGTTCCAGCGTGCCGACGGTCAGAATGAAGCCGCGGGTCAGGTTGAATGTCGTCAGCGTTCGGTCTATATCTTCGGCCGCGTATGGATTGCTGAAGATGGGATTGGCCGCCAGATGGATGGTCGTCACCTTCTCCGGCGCGACGCCCAGCAAGTTGATCAGATCGGCGCGGGTGGCGTGGCTGTCGGCGATGATGTGATCGGCCACCTTGACGGCCCAGGCAATCTGGTCGGCGTAATAGCGGCGGCTCTCGGCCGTCAGGAATTGCGGGTAATAGAGGAATGTCAGATCGTGAACCGTAATCACCCGGCGCGCGCCGGGGAGAATCGGAGGGATAAAGTCGGGGCTATGAATCACGTCCAGCCCCCGCCCCGTTAGCTCGACGGCCAATGAATATCGTTCCAGCGGGTGATGACAGGGTGTCCATAAATTGCTACGCGAAAATCCGTTGTTGTCCGGCAAAAAGGAACGCGCTTCGCCGCGCTTGTGAAAGATCGTATACCGTTCTTCGCCGGCCAGCGCGCCCAGGGCCTGAATCAGATAGATGGTGGCCTGACTGATTCCCCCCATGCGGTACGTCGGTAAGCGACAATCGATGCCGATGTGCATGGCGTTGAATTGTATGGCGCATGAGCAAATGATGGCAAGTTGGATTGCCCCCCAGCCGGTAGTATAATGCCGCCAACAAAGATGAAAGAATTCACCACGGAACCTCACGGTTTATACGGATGGCAAGGCGATGAGTAAGAATTCAAACCCGAGGCCGGGCGGCAGCAGCGCCCTCGATCAGGAAGTGGGCGAACTGCGCAAACGTCTGGAATGGCTGGACGAAGAGCGGCGCAAGTCGGCGCGCAAACTGGCCGAACTGGAACAGCGCGGCGAACTACAGGAGCGCGAATTGGTCAGCCGCGACCGCCGCATCCAGGACCTGGAAAAGCAGCTAGGGGTCGTCAATTCCCAGCTCTCGCGCATCCCGATGGTCGATACGCAATTGTCGCAATTCAAGGACGACATCGTCAAGATGATCGAGCAATATGACAAGCGCCGTATCGACGCCGAACGGGAGCTTGACCGCCTGCGGCGCGTGGAACATGAAGCCACTTCGCGCGAGATCGCCGATATTCGTAAAGAGTTGCCGGCCATCGGCCGCATCGAGCAAGTGTTGCCCCTGCGTCAGGCGGAGGAAGCCCGTCTGGCGAATCTGATTGGCGTCCAGCAAAACACTCTCACCCAGCTAAACTCCATGGTGGAAAACGTCGAACGGTCGTTGACCTTCCTGGAAGAGAAAGAGAAGCAGGACAGCCGCAACATCGGCGAGGTGCAGGCGGTGCTGTTGGAAATCAGCAAGCGCTGGGAACCGATCACCAACCGCCTGGAAATCCTGGGGCAAAATCTTTCCAAGGTGCAGACCACCGCCCAGACCACCGGCGAAGCCCAGGTACTATTGCGCAAGAGCATCACTGACTGGACCGAACAGGTTCAGATCGGCGAACACGAACGCAACCAACGCCTGGCCGGCTGGCAGCGCGCCATGGACGAGCACGAGACGGCCTTCCATCGCTTCAATCAGGACTGGGTTAAGTTCAACAACCAATACAACGAATCGCGCACGGCCGTCGAGACAATGCGCTCGCTGCAAACCCACCTGGAGCAGCAACAACGGGAAGCCAATGAGCTGGTGCGCGTCGAGTCCAAGCGTATGGAATCCCGCTGGGAACAGTTTGTGGTGGAGGATGCGCGCAAGTGGAAGAACTTCGAGGCCGACGCCTTGCAACGCCTGTCGATCAACGACCGGCGCGAGCGCGAACTGCGCGAACAGATCCATGCCCTGGAGGAAGAACTGGAGCGCCTGACGGCCGATCTGACCCAAATCACCCGCATCCAGGCCGCCCAATCCGACGCCATCAAGAAGTGGCCGGTCGTGTGGCTGGATGAAGTGGAGAAGGCGCTGGAACAAAACCCCAATCGCCGCCGCCAACCGGCCCTTGTGCCGGTGCGCGAAGAGTAACCGCCGCGTATCGCCTGAACCTCCATGCACGTCATCGGCACGGCCGGCCACGTCGACCACGGTAAATCGACCCTCGTCCAGGCGCTGACCGGCATCGACCCCGACCGGCTGGCCGAAGAGAAAGCGCGGGAGATGACCATCGACCTGGGCTTCGCCTGGCTATCCCTGGCCGGCGAAGAGGTCGGCATCGTTGACGTGCCCGGCCACCGCGACTTTATCGAAAATATGCTGGCCGGCATCGGTGGCATCGACCTCGTGCTCTTCGTCATCGCCGCCGACGAAGGCATCATGCCCCAAACCCGCGAACATCTGGCGATCGTGGACTTGCTGCAAATCGAGCATGGCATTGTCGCCCTGACCAAATGCGATCTGGTCGATGATCCCGATTGGCTCGATCTGGTGACCCTGGAGATTGGCGACGCATTGCAGGGTACGGTATTGGCCGGCGCGCCGATCGTGCCCGTCTCGGCCCGCATCGGCCGGGGGTTGGATCAGCTAAGACAAACACTGGCCCAGACCCTGAGCCAACTCGAACCGAAAACAGACCGTGGGCAGGCGCGCTTACCCATCGACCGCGTCTTCACCATGCCGGGCTTCGGCACCATCGTCACCGGCACGCTGATCGACGGTCGCCTGCGCGTCGGCGACGAGATCGAAGCGCAACCGGGTGGTTTGACGGGGCGTGTGCGCGGCCTGCAAACACACAAAGTGAAGCGCGAGGTCGCCCATCCCGGCAGCCGCGTGGCCGTCAACCTGACCAACATCAGCCGCGAAGAGCTACGCCGCGGGCAAGTGATCGCGCCACGGGGTTTCCTGCGCCCGTCCCGTCTGCTGGATGTCGCCTATCGTCACCTGCCCGATGCCGATGCCCCCCTGGCCCATAACGCCGAGGTGAAAGTCTTCATCGGCGCGGCCGAAGTGACGGCCCATGCCCGCCTCATCGGTCAGGAAGCCCTACCGCCCGGCCAATCGGGTTGGGTGCAGTTGGCCTTGGCCGAGCCATTGGCCGTCCTGCGCGGCGACCGCTTCATCCTGCGCCGCGCATCGCCGGGGTCGACGCTGGGCGGCGGCCGCGTCCTGGACGCCAACCCCGGCCGGCGGCACCGCCGTTTCCGCGCCGACGTGGTCGAACGTTTTCGCGCCTTGGAGGAAGACGCCCCGGCTGAATTGCTGCTGGCCGCCCTGCTCCGCTGGGGGCCGCTGCCACCGGCTACGTTGATCGAGAAGTCCGGTTTGCCGCCGGCGGCGGGCCGGTCGGCACTACAGGACCTGATTGCTGCCGGCCAGGTCATCGATCTGGGCAAGACGGTCATCGCCGCCACTAGCTGGCGCGGACTCATTGAGCGTGCACCACAGGAATTGGCCGAATACCATCGCCAGTATCCCCTCCGTCTGGGGATGGAACGCGAGGAATTGCGCGCTCGGCTTCAGGTTCCGGCGGTCGTTTACGTTTCACTATGCGAAATCATGGTTGGCAATGGTGAAATAGTTGAAGCGGGCGCTGTCCTACGACGGCCCGACCACCGCATTACTTTTACGCCCGGTCAGCAAGACGCCATCACCCGGTTGATGACCTTCCTGGACAGTCGCGGCATTATGGCCCCCAGCGTCAAGGAATGTCAGGCGATCGTCGATCCGGCTACCTTTCTGGCCCTGAGTGACCTGGGTCGGGTCAAGGCGATCACGGCCGATGTGGTCTACGCCACTGACCTCTACGACCAACTGATTGACCGATTGACAACTTTTCTGCATCAGCAAGGGTCAATCACCGTCGCCGAAGCTCGCGATTTGCTGGGCGCCAGCCGCAAATATGCCATCGCTTTGTTGGAGCACATGGACGAGCGACGCATCACCCGCCGCGCCAGCGACGTGCGTACCCCCGCCCGCCCCCTCCCTGCCCCCTAGCTCGCCCCATCGCACCATCGCACACTTGACATATTG is drawn from Candidatus Promineifilum breve and contains these coding sequences:
- the selD gene encoding selenide, water dikinase SelD; translation: MTDKQIRLTSLASCAGUASKLAPAALEQLLDPLRGMFRAGDFPDLLVGLAAADDAAVYRLNETQAIIATTDFFPPVVDDPYDFGAIAAANALSDIYAMGGEVLFAVNLVAFPDTLDMSILGDILRGGAATVAEAGGIIAGGHSVNDREPKYGLAAIGLVHPDAILRKSGAQPGDSLVLTKPLGVGVITTALKREQATADHVASAVRSMKQLNRAAARAASAAPAHAMTDITGFGLLGHAHEMAQQSGVDFRLRLSALPWLPGAPDYGAAGAFPGGMGNNAVHFGPHVRFAEGISLLFQDLLFTPETSGGLLVALDPGAVAAYVAQVPGAVEIGRVTAGTGQIYVEH
- a CDS encoding M24 family metallopeptidase → MTDRVTQVRDSLESWQVDALLITSAANRRWLSGFTGSAGRLLVTRDRAILAADSRYWEQAAHQAPQFEIHRLKGEKDDTAKFLQMSGVERIGIEARHVSLAEYSALKREKGFRWRALPTTVEPFRAVKTADELAAIRRAARITDDTVAQFPRLARPGVSERALAWELEKVMRDAGADRPGFDIIVASGPNSALPHHRPGARLLEPGDMIVVDLGSEVDGYRSDLTRSFYLGDSPDDSFWTIYNTVQQAQAAAIQGIRAGVSGKAVDSLARDLIKAAGHGDHFGHGTGHSLGLEIHEEPRFSILSEKTIIPAGAVMTVEPGIYVPGFGGVRIEDLVLVTADGSEYLSAAPQSPLIPL
- a CDS encoding glycosyltransferase, which gives rise to MAEILMLTPQLPYPPQQGTSLRNFHMLRALAEHHRITLLSFVEAGSPVQLEPLRRYCHVLPPVPAPTRPTAERLRQLFTNRRPDVALRLASGEFDRALNEALSAHRYDAVQIEGIELAATIGTIRAHPSAPRIVLDCHNAETALQRRALRTDLGQPSRWPAALYSALQIGRLARFERWALEAADAVMAVSETDRDRLLAMIEGSKPITVIPNTIDVGEYATAAPADPALRYDLVFTGKMDYRPNVDGILWFAVQVWPGVRQRRPQTTFAIVGQRPHPRLEPLRALAGVTLTGKVPEVQPYLAGASVYVIPLRIGSGTRLKLIEAMAAGKAVISTTIGAEGFAISPGDNIILADQAAEWVEAIVALLDHPERRDEMAAAARAFAARFDWRQIVPPLREIYPDEATAG
- a CDS encoding glycosyltransferase family 4 protein, whose product is MHIGIDCRLPTYRMGGISQATIYLIQALGALAGEERYTIFHKRGEARSFLPDNNGFSRSNLWTPCHHPLERYSLAVELTGRGLDVIHSPDFIPPILPGARRVITVHDLTFLYYPQFLTAESRRYYADQIAWAVKVADHIIADSHATRADLINLLGVAPEKVTTIHLAANPIFSNPYAAEDIDRTLTTFNLTRGFILTVGTLEPRKNLETLFAVYHRLRAEKGINVPLVLVGGKGWNDAAIYEAIARLGLADHVLHLSGVADVQLAHLYHAAGVLAFPSHYEGFGLPALEAMLCDCPVVASDRGSLPEVVGDAALSLDPNDVAAWVEALQRVLADDGLADGLRRAGRAQAQQFSWAKTAAATLAVYRGGNG
- the selB gene encoding selenocysteine-specific translation elongation factor, which translates into the protein MHVIGTAGHVDHGKSTLVQALTGIDPDRLAEEKAREMTIDLGFAWLSLAGEEVGIVDVPGHRDFIENMLAGIGGIDLVLFVIAADEGIMPQTREHLAIVDLLQIEHGIVALTKCDLVDDPDWLDLVTLEIGDALQGTVLAGAPIVPVSARIGRGLDQLRQTLAQTLSQLEPKTDRGQARLPIDRVFTMPGFGTIVTGTLIDGRLRVGDEIEAQPGGLTGRVRGLQTHKVKREVAHPGSRVAVNLTNISREELRRGQVIAPRGFLRPSRLLDVAYRHLPDADAPLAHNAEVKVFIGAAEVTAHARLIGQEALPPGQSGWVQLALAEPLAVLRGDRFILRRASPGSTLGGGRVLDANPGRRHRRFRADVVERFRALEEDAPAELLLAALLRWGPLPPATLIEKSGLPPAAGRSALQDLIAAGQVIDLGKTVIAATSWRGLIERAPQELAEYHRQYPLRLGMEREELRARLQVPAVVYVSLCEIMVGNGEIVEAGAVLRRPDHRITFTPGQQDAITRLMTFLDSRGIMAPSVKECQAIVDPATFLALSDLGRVKAITADVVYATDLYDQLIDRLTTFLHQQGSITVAEARDLLGASRKYAIALLEHMDERRITRRASDVRTPARPLPAP